One region of Tumebacillus amylolyticus genomic DNA includes:
- a CDS encoding response regulator — MTPKKRILIIEDESKIVDVIRSYLEINGYDVSAAENGEEGLRLHADQPFDLIILDLMLPGISGEETCKRLRTMSRVSIIMLTARSSEQDKIAGLGLGADDYMTKPFSPKELVARVAAVLRRATQDDLLAEQFYLTDQLVLDNRTKEVRRNGETLNITPTEFKILYTLLQHPKRSFSRSELIEKVFGFDFEGEDRVIDTHVKNLRKKIEDDPKNPQIVIAVYGVGYRLGDNVL, encoded by the coding sequence GTGACCCCAAAGAAACGAATCTTGATCATTGAAGATGAGTCGAAAATCGTTGACGTGATCCGATCCTATTTGGAGATTAATGGGTATGACGTATCCGCCGCGGAAAACGGGGAGGAAGGGTTAAGGTTGCATGCAGACCAGCCGTTTGACTTAATCATTTTAGATCTCATGCTACCCGGTATATCCGGTGAAGAGACTTGCAAGCGGCTGCGGACGATGTCCCGCGTGAGCATCATCATGCTGACGGCCAGGTCGTCCGAGCAGGACAAGATTGCGGGGTTAGGCCTTGGAGCAGATGACTATATGACCAAACCGTTCTCGCCCAAGGAACTTGTGGCTCGTGTGGCAGCGGTGTTGCGGAGAGCTACCCAAGACGACCTGTTGGCCGAGCAGTTTTATCTCACAGACCAGTTGGTGCTGGACAACCGAACCAAAGAAGTTCGGAGGAACGGTGAGACCCTGAATATTACTCCGACAGAGTTCAAAATCTTATATACCTTACTTCAACACCCGAAGCGCTCGTTTTCACGATCGGAGTTGATCGAGAAAGTATTTGGGTTTGATTTTGAAGGCGAGGATCGTGTCATTGATACCCACGTCAAAAATTTGCGGAAAAAGATCGAGGATGATCCGAAGAATCCTCAGATTGTGATCGCCGTGTATGGAGTTGGGTATCGGTTGGGAGATAACGTTTTGTAA